The following coding sequences lie in one Flagellimonas eckloniae genomic window:
- a CDS encoding phage protein Gp36 family protein, whose product MAYQFIVDEDFDSYIQSQLLRDPKAQNLDAILEDLELKAIALVRSKLNGRFDLDAIFAAIELERHHLIVDIICTIIIYKFVRRNAARKVPSDFKDEYDRVMKMLMKIEAGKLVPEGLPKITDDNGDEVAKPIIANRKNNDFYI is encoded by the coding sequence ATGGCATACCAATTTATTGTTGACGAGGATTTTGACTCTTATATACAATCACAGCTTCTACGCGACCCAAAAGCACAGAACCTTGATGCTATTTTGGAGGATTTGGAGCTTAAGGCCATCGCTTTGGTTCGCTCAAAGCTGAACGGACGGTTCGACCTTGACGCCATCTTTGCCGCCATCGAGCTAGAAAGGCACCATCTTATCGTGGACATCATCTGCACTATAATCATATACAAATTTGTCCGTAGGAACGCCGCACGCAAGGTTCCATCAGATTTTAAGGATGAATACGACCGTGTAATGAAGATGCTGATGAAGATTGAGGCCGGGAAGTTGGTTCCCGAAGGCTTGCCAAAGATTACGGATGATAACGGGGATGAAGTGGCAAAGCCCATAATCGCCAACAGAAAGAACAATGATTTTTACATTTAA
- a CDS encoding phage portal protein family protein → MSFKEKLQDRILGWLPEDKIRVQMAKNDKSRKGGTKNRPTEIKRQPKAFQVKTLKDWKDAVALATDPENPNLLFLAELYENLLLDAHTHNTIETRIYRVLRSKFKLVNESGGENEELKVLFESPWFEQFLRHSLWSMYTGPKVIELFEVDELLELTKATLIPMEHTNPKKGFILKEPGDETGWPYKDGNLSRYYLQVGEDDELGLLNQLTPLILAKKLAMGSWLDYIEKYGIPGVWITTDNMTQERADELLEMGLQMISNHVGVIKGNETIALGELPKTDAHKTFQELISVINSEISKLILGQDGTTDQKDSTGTYGSLKVLAEVANDRHESDKLFVKVIVNKHLIPRLIEISSFYSGLSGHRLEWDESYDMPNSEYIDKVVSLTQAGYVIDHEAVSQKTGIPITGFSQNGAIASTKEEPPAK, encoded by the coding sequence ATGAGCTTTAAGGAGAAACTACAGGACAGGATTTTGGGATGGTTGCCCGAAGATAAGATTAGGGTACAGATGGCCAAAAATGATAAGTCCCGAAAGGGTGGCACAAAAAATAGGCCGACGGAGATAAAGAGACAGCCCAAGGCATTTCAGGTAAAGACCCTGAAGGATTGGAAGGATGCCGTGGCACTTGCCACCGACCCTGAAAACCCAAATTTGTTGTTCTTGGCAGAGCTTTACGAAAATCTTTTGTTGGACGCCCATACGCACAATACCATTGAAACAAGGATTTATAGGGTACTGCGCTCTAAGTTCAAGTTGGTCAATGAATCCGGTGGTGAGAACGAAGAACTTAAGGTGCTTTTTGAAAGCCCTTGGTTCGAACAGTTCTTAAGGCACTCACTTTGGTCGATGTACACCGGGCCAAAGGTCATCGAGCTTTTTGAGGTTGACGAGCTTTTGGAACTTACCAAGGCAACATTGATTCCAATGGAACACACCAATCCAAAAAAGGGTTTTATCCTAAAGGAACCGGGCGATGAAACTGGATGGCCGTACAAGGACGGGAACCTTTCTCGGTACTATCTACAGGTGGGTGAAGATGACGAATTGGGTCTTTTGAACCAACTTACCCCATTGATATTGGCCAAAAAACTGGCCATGGGAAGCTGGCTGGACTATATTGAGAAGTACGGAATCCCAGGTGTGTGGATCACCACCGACAATATGACCCAAGAACGGGCAGATGAACTATTGGAAATGGGGCTTCAGATGATAAGCAACCATGTTGGAGTAATAAAAGGGAATGAGACCATAGCCCTAGGGGAATTGCCCAAGACCGATGCCCATAAGACCTTCCAAGAGCTTATAAGCGTCATCAATAGTGAGATTTCAAAACTTATTTTGGGGCAGGACGGAACCACCGACCAAAAGGACAGCACAGGAACCTATGGAAGCCTGAAGGTGTTGGCTGAAGTGGCCAATGACAGGCATGAGAGTGACAAGCTGTTTGTAAAGGTCATAGTGAACAAGCACCTTATACCTAGGCTTATTGAGATAAGTAGTTTTTACAGCGGCCTTAGTGGCCATCGATTGGAATGGGACGAAAGCTATGACATGCCGAATTCAGAGTATATAGATAAGGTCGTTTCGCTCACACAGGCAGGATACGTGATAGACCATGAGGCGGTGTCACAAAAAACAGGGATTCCGATAACAGGTTTTTCCCAAAACGGGGCGATAGCGTCCACTAAGGAGGAGCCTCCAGCAAAGTAA
- a CDS encoding phage minor head protein: MDIGLFYTGGEGCGHDSPEPTIEAINLKPWQAMITKIAKDLFNNKLKPTDLHKGLIDRTFKELNTAAKAGFGAKYATDATGIKMQQHLFRFSVAKTYQQLEQMHGFLVDKNGKLVSYPQFEKKVQQVHETFNRTYLQSEHRTVKRSSQAARQWAQYQSDKDIFPNLEYIIVGDDKVREEHEKLSGIILPLDDFFWNDNYPPNGHQCRCSARPTDKKANGRRPKIDIHPAFRNNVGKTGVVFAENGHPYFTMDKKANKAYKEYLDGQGK; this comes from the coding sequence ATGGACATAGGCCTGTTCTATACAGGGGGAGAGGGGTGCGGCCATGATAGCCCCGAACCGACCATAGAGGCAATAAATTTAAAACCATGGCAGGCAATGATTACCAAGATTGCAAAAGACCTGTTCAACAACAAACTGAAGCCGACCGACCTGCACAAAGGTCTTATCGACCGTACTTTCAAGGAACTGAACACGGCGGCAAAGGCAGGTTTCGGCGCTAAGTACGCAACCGATGCCACAGGGATAAAGATGCAACAGCACCTTTTCCGTTTCTCGGTGGCCAAGACCTATCAGCAGCTTGAGCAGATGCACGGTTTCTTGGTTGACAAGAATGGAAAACTGGTAAGTTATCCGCAGTTTGAAAAAAAGGTTCAACAAGTACACGAAACCTTCAACAGAACCTATCTGCAATCCGAACACAGGACTGTAAAACGCTCAAGCCAGGCCGCTAGACAATGGGCGCAGTACCAATCGGACAAAGATATTTTCCCGAACCTAGAGTACATCATCGTGGGCGATGACAAGGTGCGCGAAGAACATGAAAAATTGAGTGGAATAATATTACCGTTGGATGATTTTTTCTGGAATGACAACTATCCACCAAATGGGCATCAGTGCAGGTGCAGCGCACGCCCAACCGACAAGAAAGCCAATGGCAGAAGACCAAAGATTGACATACACCCGGCCTTCAGGAACAATGTAGGAAAGACAGGTGTGGTATTCGCCGAAAACGGACATCCCTATTTCACAATGGACAAAAAGGCAAATAAAGCCTATAAAGAATATCTTGATGGGCAGGGTAAATGA
- a CDS encoding phage virion morphogenesis protein: protein MGRVNDIPDFEAMFQKLKKDAVRYASRAGVNFFQDSFLNQGFTDTVLEPWAKRSNDIDPGRKILIKSAFLMNSIEVFTASEQRIEFGSRAEYAELHNEGGKVVIPITEKSRKYFWFMYRATGKEMWKGLALTKKQKLVIMMPKRQFLGESQIFMEQLNDWLLKELNKRFKAI, encoded by the coding sequence ATGGGCAGGGTAAATGACATTCCGGATTTTGAAGCTATGTTCCAAAAGCTGAAGAAGGATGCTGTGAGGTATGCCAGCAGGGCCGGGGTCAACTTCTTTCAGGACAGCTTTTTAAACCAAGGGTTCACAGATACGGTTCTGGAGCCATGGGCGAAGCGAAGCAACGATATAGACCCTGGGCGAAAAATCCTGATAAAATCCGCATTTCTAATGAACAGCATTGAGGTTTTCACTGCCAGCGAACAGCGTATTGAATTTGGAAGCCGGGCGGAATATGCCGAGTTGCACAATGAGGGCGGAAAGGTGGTTATACCGATAACGGAAAAAAGCAGGAAGTACTTTTGGTTCATGTACAGGGCCACAGGAAAGGAAATGTGGAAAGGCCTGGCACTTACCAAGAAGCAAAAACTTGTGATAATGATGCCCAAACGTCAATTCTTGGGCGAAAGCCAAATATTCATGGAACAGTTGAACGATTGGCTATTAAAGGAACTTAACAAACGATTTAAAGCAATCTAA
- a CDS encoding tetratricopeptide repeat protein: MKYLIFTPLFLIGLLSFGQTADEYLELALQQHKENPITATARTYFHKALKLEPNNEKVLYEFAMYNIDKKAYDKAQDLLTKLLDIAEDNPNYYWQRIRVLVRPNSLDEELLLARRDLEKAISLGYNDKAKIKQARELIDKYLN; the protein is encoded by the coding sequence ATGAAATATCTGATATTTACACCCCTATTCTTAATCGGTCTTTTATCCTTTGGACAGACGGCGGACGAATATCTTGAATTGGCCCTTCAACAACATAAAGAAAACCCTATTACTGCCACTGCAAGAACGTATTTTCATAAGGCATTAAAATTGGAACCTAATAATGAAAAGGTGTTGTATGAATTTGCAATGTATAACATTGATAAAAAGGCATATGATAAAGCACAGGATTTGTTGACCAAGTTATTGGATATAGCAGAAGATAACCCAAACTATTATTGGCAAAGGATTCGAGTTTTAGTACGTCCTAACTCTTTGGACGAAGAACTTTTATTGGCTCGACGCGACCTGGAAAAGGCCATTTCCTTGGGATACAACGATAAGGCAAAAATCAAACAGGCGAGAGAACTTATCGACAAGTACTTGAATTGA
- a CDS encoding DNA cytosine methyltransferase — MKQLSVFSGGCDGFSLAGKWLGWETIGLVENDPSRIKRLKKNFPKAPIFEDIKINNEYGEFDIISGGDPCQPHSNSGNRKGKSDPRYLWPEKFAIIRKYNPRYVVNENVFGTVSNGVLDQKINDLESVGYTCWPPIVIPASYVGAWHTRKRVWLVAYSPEERRKIILCRNSSSRFKANKPPITLDTQSNPFLQFEKSMGQPPIFGMDDGIPDRVDRLGMIGDSIVPQIAYKLFSVIDFINKSNL, encoded by the coding sequence ATGAAGCAGTTAAGTGTTTTTTCAGGTGGATGTGATGGCTTTAGTCTTGCCGGTAAATGGCTTGGATGGGAAACTATTGGATTAGTTGAAAATGACCCATCCAGAATTAAAAGACTAAAAAAGAACTTTCCCAAGGCCCCAATATTTGAAGATATAAAAATCAACAATGAATATGGAGAATTTGACATTATTTCAGGAGGAGACCCTTGCCAACCTCACAGCAATTCAGGTAACCGAAAAGGAAAATCAGACCCCCGTTATCTATGGCCTGAGAAGTTTGCAATTATTAGAAAATACAACCCAAGATACGTGGTTAATGAAAATGTTTTTGGAACAGTTTCCAACGGTGTACTCGACCAAAAAATCAACGATCTTGAAAGTGTCGGCTACACCTGCTGGCCGCCTATTGTTATCCCTGCAAGTTACGTGGGCGCATGGCATACCAGAAAAAGAGTTTGGTTGGTTGCCTACTCCCCTGAAGAACGACGGAAAATCATATTATGTCGTAACTCATCAAGCCGCTTTAAAGCGAATAAGCCGCCAATTACATTGGATACACAAAGCAATCCTTTTTTACAGTTTGAAAAAAGCATGGGCCAACCCCCAATTTTCGGAATGGATGATGGGATACCCGATAGGGTGGACAGACTTGGAATGATAGGAGATTCAATTGTTCCACAAATTGCCTATAAACTATTCAGTGTTATTGATTTTATCAATAAATCTAATTTATAA
- a CDS encoding DUF3164 family protein: MKKNENQEPTIEELEEMLAKKKADKRNAQERERKRYEKEKDYVANNIFSLAKQASEFMADVKKTCGVEMNKMAAELENYGKFPVKSKGGFSIDNAAKTVRITRTRDTQPHWDERSEKGAQLIKDFLADSIKKKDKDGYEMLMELLTKNEAGQLEYSRVMVILQSEDRFSDARWHEGIKLLKESYSIHMKGFGYRFKFKNANGNWETLDMNFSSL; the protein is encoded by the coding sequence ATGAAAAAAAACGAGAACCAAGAGCCAACAATCGAGGAATTGGAGGAAATGTTGGCCAAGAAGAAAGCTGATAAGCGAAATGCCCAAGAGAGGGAAAGGAAGCGCTATGAAAAGGAAAAGGACTATGTGGCAAACAATATTTTCAGTTTGGCAAAACAGGCGTCGGAATTTATGGCCGATGTAAAGAAGACCTGCGGTGTCGAAATGAACAAGATGGCCGCTGAGCTTGAGAATTATGGAAAGTTTCCGGTAAAGAGCAAAGGTGGTTTCAGTATTGATAACGCTGCTAAGACCGTTAGGATAACCCGTACCAGGGACACCCAGCCACATTGGGATGAACGGAGTGAGAAGGGCGCACAGCTTATCAAGGACTTCTTGGCCGATTCCATCAAGAAAAAGGATAAGGACGGCTATGAAATGTTAATGGAACTTCTCACCAAAAACGAGGCCGGACAATTGGAATACAGCCGTGTGATGGTAATTCTCCAAAGCGAGGATAGATTTTCAGACGCAAGGTGGCATGAGGGCATCAAGCTATTAAAGGAAAGCTACAGCATTCACATGAAGGGATTTGGGTATAGGTTCAAGTTCAAGAATGCCAATGGCAATTGGGAAACGTTGGATATGAACTTCAGCAGTCTTTGA
- a CDS encoding AAA family ATPase: MDFSVAQMHRIADEVARQAKKTSQAKVANRARVSAAIINQIINKKWSTISVDMFKSIEVNLRMDFSWKSAPTSNLLLLTQLIKNAHDNSISIAISENAGRGKTHAYRQYVKNHDNVIHLECANSWTKKSYMKHLMAAAGLNNSGTLEFLVETFIKKLKGMHRPIVIIDQFDKLKDSQMDLFMDFYNELDGYCAFVLSGVKALEKRVMNGVNRDKIGYAEMYSRIGRKFIGLDPISKSDVRKVCNANDIFDAETIGYIYANSDGDMRRVKRDIEIQQQIMAKAINEITVQEFQEVGEPA, translated from the coding sequence ATGGATTTTTCAGTAGCACAAATGCACCGTATCGCAGATGAAGTCGCCAGACAGGCCAAGAAGACATCACAGGCCAAGGTGGCTAACAGGGCCAGGGTATCGGCCGCCATAATCAACCAGATAATCAACAAAAAATGGAGTACCATAAGCGTTGATATGTTCAAGTCCATTGAAGTCAACCTTCGTATGGATTTTTCTTGGAAATCCGCACCTACCTCAAATTTACTTCTCCTTACCCAACTCATCAAGAACGCCCATGACAACAGTATCAGTATCGCGATAAGCGAAAATGCAGGACGCGGAAAGACCCATGCATACCGTCAGTATGTGAAGAACCACGATAACGTGATTCACCTTGAATGCGCAAACTCATGGACAAAGAAAAGCTACATGAAGCATCTTATGGCCGCTGCTGGCCTTAATAATAGCGGAACGTTGGAATTCCTTGTTGAGACCTTTATAAAAAAATTGAAGGGAATGCACAGGCCCATAGTAATCATTGACCAGTTTGATAAGCTAAAGGATTCACAGATGGACTTGTTCATGGATTTTTACAACGAGCTTGATGGATACTGTGCCTTTGTTCTAAGCGGTGTAAAGGCACTTGAAAAACGGGTGATGAACGGTGTTAACCGTGATAAGATAGGATATGCAGAAATGTACAGCCGTATAGGTAGAAAGTTCATTGGTCTTGACCCAATTTCAAAATCCGATGTTCGAAAGGTTTGTAACGCCAATGACATATTTGACGCTGAGACAATCGGGTATATCTATGCCAATTCCGATGGTGATATGAGACGTGTGAAGCGAGACATAGAGATACAGCAACAAATCATGGCAAAGGCCATAAACGAAATAACTGTACAGGAATTTCAAGAAGTAGGAGAACCTGCTTAA
- the dinB gene encoding DNA polymerase IV, protein MFYVLFVFLALLHLDLDTFYVSVERIINTELQSKPLLVGGTSDRGVVAACSYETRGFGVHSGMPMKMAKELCPEAVVIRGNAGTYSKYSDVVTEIIKEHVPLFEKSSIDEFYADLSGMDRFFGCYKYASEMRQKIIKETGLPISFGLSVNKVVSKVATNEAKPNNQLKIDFGLEKPFLAPLSIKKIPMVGDKTYQTLRNLGIRKVKTVQKMPMDIMQRVLGSNGRIIWKRANGMDNTPVIPFHDRKSISTERTFDRDTIDVTKLKGILLAMTENLAYQLRRGDKLTACITVKIRYSDFNTYSKQLRIPYTSADHILIPKILGLFNTLYSKRMLVRLIGIRFSHLVSGNYQINLFEDTEEALNLYQAMDYVRNRFGGRSVIRASAMGAKTIGSMYNPFNGQPPVVLAHRKQ, encoded by the coding sequence ATTTTTTATGTATTATTTGTTTTCTTAGCCCTATTACATCTTGATCTGGATACTTTCTATGTATCCGTAGAGCGTATCATTAATACGGAGCTTCAAAGCAAGCCACTATTGGTAGGTGGTACCAGCGATCGTGGTGTAGTGGCAGCATGCAGTTATGAGACACGAGGGTTTGGAGTACATTCAGGCATGCCCATGAAAATGGCCAAGGAGCTTTGCCCGGAAGCCGTCGTAATTCGCGGCAATGCCGGCACATATAGCAAATATTCCGATGTGGTCACGGAAATCATCAAAGAACATGTACCTCTTTTTGAAAAATCGAGTATTGATGAATTCTATGCCGACCTTTCGGGTATGGATCGTTTTTTTGGTTGTTATAAATACGCCTCAGAAATGCGACAAAAAATCATAAAAGAAACCGGATTGCCTATCTCATTTGGACTTTCCGTAAACAAGGTCGTTTCTAAAGTAGCCACCAATGAGGCCAAACCTAACAACCAGCTTAAAATAGATTTTGGCCTGGAAAAACCATTTTTGGCTCCTTTGTCCATCAAAAAAATCCCTATGGTGGGCGACAAAACCTATCAAACCCTAAGAAATTTGGGTATTCGGAAAGTGAAAACGGTACAGAAAATGCCCATGGATATTATGCAACGGGTACTGGGGTCCAACGGGAGAATCATCTGGAAACGCGCCAATGGCATGGACAACACTCCTGTAATCCCCTTTCATGACCGTAAGTCCATTTCTACGGAACGTACCTTTGACAGGGATACCATTGATGTTACCAAGCTCAAAGGAATTTTACTTGCCATGACCGAGAATTTGGCCTATCAATTGCGACGGGGCGATAAACTGACCGCATGCATCACGGTGAAAATTCGATATTCAGATTTTAATACCTATTCCAAACAATTACGGATTCCCTATACCAGTGCTGATCATATTCTTATTCCAAAAATCCTGGGACTGTTCAATACGCTATATAGCAAGCGAATGTTGGTACGCCTAATCGGGATTCGATTCAGTCATTTGGTCTCGGGCAATTATCAAATCAATCTTTTTGAAGATACTGAAGAAGCCTTGAACCTATATCAGGCCATGGATTATGTGCGAAATAGGTTTGGTGGACGAAGTGTTATACGAGCCTCTGCCATGGGAGCAAAAACTATAGGCAGCATGTACAAC